CAACGAGCGGAAAGACGCCGGCGACCAGCGGCAGGCGCATCACGAACGTCCCGAACAGGACGAAGTAGGGGTTGAACGCGAGCGGGTCGGGCAGCACTCCCTCGGCGCTGGCCAGCAGGGTCACCGCGCCGACGAGCGGGAACACGACAGCGATGGTAAAGCGGTTCTCGGTGACGAACCGGTCGAACCGCGCGGTCGCGTCAGCCCGTGTTTCCGGCAGCGTCCACCCCGCTACCTCCAAGCCCTTGCCGTCAGCCATACAGCATCACCCACAGCGCGATAAGTGTGAATACCATGCCGACGACGGTGTTGATCGCGGGATACCACCAGTAGGCCTCGTCAATGTCCACGCCGATACCGAGAATCCCGAAGACGAGGCCGGGGTAGACGAGCAGTAGGAGGCCGAACACCCAGTGGGTGAAATTGAACACGAACGCGGCCGTGAGCCAGCACATCACGCAGTAGTAGTAGGTGTTTGACTCGCCCATGAACGTTGCTGTCGTCTGGATACCGGCCTCGCGGTCGGGCTCGATGTCGGGAATCGCCGAGAACGTATGCATCCCCATCGCCCAGAGCCACGCGCCGGCGACCGCCGTCGCTGGTGGGGCCGCCCCCTCGATAGCGGCGTATCCGATGACGCCGGGCAGGATGTACAGTCCGTTCGAGATGGAGTCCAGAAACGGCGTCGTCTTGAACCGCAGCGGCGGGGCCGAGTACTCCACCGACAGCGCAATCCAAGCGAGCAGGGCCACGACCCCGAGCATCGGCAGGCCGAGGACGAACAGCAACGCGAGCGCGCCGCTGGCGACGACGATGGCCGTGACGACGCTGTCGCCGCGGTAGCTCACCTCGCGGCCCTCGTCTTTCTTCGGATTGTGCTCGTCCACGTCGGCGTCGAAGATGTCGTTGACGCCGTAGAGAAAGACGTTCCCGGGGATGGTGAAGTACAGAAACAGCGCGATAGCCAGCGGCGAGAACAGTTCTCCCGGGCTGTCGGCCGCGTAGCTGACGCCGACGATGACCGGGCCGCCCAGATAGAGCCAGAAGCGCGGTCTGGAGAGCCGCAACAGGTAGCCCACGAGCGTCTCCTCCGGCGGAACCACGGCTTCGATGCGGTCGGTCGGGAGTTCTGGCATTACTCAGGCGATGTCTTCGATAAGCGCCTCCGCGGTGTGTTCGCCGCTGATGAGACACATCGGCACGCCGATGCCGGGCGTCGTGAACGACCCCGTGAAGTAGAGGCCGTCGACGGCCGACGAGCGGTTGTTGGGCCGCAACAGGGCCGTCTGGCGAAGCGTGTGGGCCAGCCCGAGGGCGGTTCCCTCGGTGGCGTTGTACCGCTCGCCGAAATCGGAGACGGCGAACTGCTTCTCGTAGACGATGCGGTCGCGCAGGTCGACGCCGGTGTTGTCGGCGATGTCGGCCAGAATCTTCTCGCGGTACTCTTCGCGGATCTCGTCGCCGTCGTGCAGGCCCGGCGCGATTGGGACCAGCACGAACAGGTTCGAGTGGCCGTCGGGGGCGACGGTGTCATCGGTCTTCGAGGGAACACAGAGGTAGTACGCCGGGTCGTCGGGCCATGCGGGATCCTCGAAGATATCGTCGAAGTGCGGGTCCCAGTCCGTCGGTAGGACGAGCGTGTGGTGCTCTAACGGCTCTACGTCGCCTTCGACGCCCATGTACATGAGGAACGCCGACGGCGCGTAGGTCTTGTCGTCCCAGTAGTCGTCGTCGTACTGGCGCTCATGCTCGGGCAGCAGCTCCCGCTCGGCGTGGGCGTAGTCGGCGTTGACGACAACTTCGTCGGGATGTGTCGTGTCGCCGTGGACCGTCTCGACGAGAAACCCCTCTTTGCGCCGGGAGATCTCGTCGACCTCGGCGTCGGTTTCGTACGTGACGCCGAGTTCCTCCCCCAGCTCGACGAGGCCGTCGACGACCGCGCCGACGCCGCCGTCGGGGTAGTAGACGCCGAGGTTGAAATCGACGTGGCTCATCATGTTGTACAGGGCTGGCGTTGTCTGGGGGGAACCCCCGAGGAAGACGAGGGTGTACTGCATTATCTGCTGGAGCTTCGGGTGCTCGAAGTAGTCCTCGACGTGGCCCTGCATCGAGCCGATGAGCTGGAGGCCGACCGGCGCGGCGGTCATTACGTCGAGGTCGACCCAGTCCCGTAGCTCCGAGCGGTCCTCGTAGACGAACTTGTTCATCGCCGTCTCGTAGTGGCGCTCGCTGGTCGCGAGATACTCCTCGAAGGCCTCGCCAGCGCCGGGTTCGTACTCTTCGAACTTCTGGGCCATCTGGTCGTTGTTGCCGGTCACGTCGATCTGGTCGCCGTCCTTGAAGAAGATGCGGTAGTGGGGGTCAAGACGCTGGAGGTCGTAGTAATCGCGGGGCTCTTTACCGAAGTAGGCGAAGAAGCGCTCGAACACGTCGGGCATCAGGTACCACGACGGGCCCATGTCGAACCGGAACCCATCGACCTCCAGCCGGGAGGCGCGACCACCGAGTTGCTCGTTTTTCTCCAGAAGCGCGACATCGGCCCCTGCGTCTGCCAGATAGCACGCGGCGGAGAGGCCGCCGATACCGCCGCCGACGACAGTCACATCCTCACCGGACAAGTCACTCATTACTAGCACTGAGGGGCTGGAACGTCAATAAATGGGCGGCCAAACTGCATCGGTATGGCATTCGTCGTCATATGCCGGACCACGGAGCGGCTCAGTGGAGACGTATATGGGGATGGGGGCCAGACTGGCACGTATGGAACCCGATTTCGCGGCACTGGACGCGTATCTGGATGACGCTGGCGTCGATGGCTACCTCCTTGATGCGGATTCCGAGGTGTCCGACCAGTACTACCTCTCCGGCTTCGACGCGCCGGACCCGTTCATTACGCTGTACGACGGCGATACACATCTGCTCTTCCCGCGGAGCCTCGAGTTCGGTCGAGCCAAGCGCGAGTCGAGGGCCGATACCGTCGAGCGGTACGTCGACTTCGGCCATCAGGAGAAAGTCGAGGAGTACGGCCCCGACGAGGCGGTCTCACACGTCCTCGCGGATTTCCTTGCGGCCTATGACGTGGAGAGCGTGGCCGTGCCACCGCGGTTCCCGCTCCGAACTGCCGACGGCCTGCGGGCACGCGGCGTCGACGTGGCGGCTGATACCGATGGTATCGTCACGGAAATCCGGGCGACAAAAACCGAGGACGAGGTCGACCACATCCGAACGGCACAGCGGGCCAACGAAGCGGCGATGGATGCAGCCGAGTCGCTGCTCGAAGCGTCGAAAATCGCTGCTGACGACACGCTCGAAGTCGACGGGGAGACGCTGACAAGCGAGCGGGTGAAAGAGGAGATAGAGGTGACGCTGCTCCGACACGGCTGTTCGCTTGACGAGACAATCGTCGCCTGTGGTGCGGACGCCGCGGACCCTCACGACCGCGGAAGCGGTCCGCTCGCCGCTCACGAGCCGATCATCATCGACATCTTCCCGCAGGACAAGGCGACGAAGTACCACGCCGACATGACTCGGACGTTCGTCAAAGGCGAGCCAAGCGAGACAGTGCGCGAGTGGTACGACCTGACAGAGCGCGCGGTGGAAGCCGCGTTCGACGCGCTGGAACCCGGTGCGACCGGCAAGGACGTACACGACGCTGTCTGTGACGTGTACGAGGACGCCGGCGAACCGACACTGCGTGACGACGAACGGACGGAGACAGGCTTCATCCACAGCACAGGCCACGGCGTCGGGCTGGATGTCCACGAACTCCCACAGCTATCACCGAATGGCGGCGAACTCGAACCGGGGCACATCGTCACTATCGAGCCCGGCCTCTACGACCCCGATGTCGGCGGCGTCAGAATCGAGGACATCGCCGTCGTCACTGCTGACGGCTACGAGAACCTGACCGAGTACGGGATTCAGCTAGTCGTCTGATCCGGGCATTTCAGGGCCGTTCCATTTGTTTCCCATCGGATAACAGACCGTTCTGGCGTCTCCGGTCCGGGTCCCCAGAGCGTGTATTCGCGGAGTATGTTACCCCTTGACAATATTTTCCACCACTACATCATGAACATTTATTATGGATGGGGCGAAAGGTGGTGATACTCAATGCTTGTATCCATTGTACGCCCCGCACACACCTCCCCCACTGCACTGCCCACAAACCACAGACGCCGGCCGACACGACCCCCAGGATGACAACACGAATCACGACCCCTCGAAACGACGACTCGTACCCGACAACCACGCTGCCGTTCGACGACGCGGACAGCGACTCCCGCCGCGCGCCGAAGATGTTCTCGCCGACCAATCACGCCACGATGGGCCAGTTCGACACGGAAGCTAGGGACCCGCGCTGAACTGGGACACAACGCATATCCCGACGGCACGCCTCCATGCCGATATGTCCGATTACACCACGGTATCGATTCCGAAGGACCTCGCGGAGCGCGTCGAAGAGACAATTGAAGGAACGAGTTTCTCCAGCACCTCTGACCTCGTTCGGTTCCTGCTCCGGAGTATCGTCGTCGAACACCAGCGCGAAGGAGAACTGACCGAAGCGCAGTTTCAGGACATCACCGACCAGCTGCGGGATCTCGGCTATCTGGAGTAACCGACACGACGGTAGCTGAGTGCTATTGCGGATACTTCTCGGGCGGTTCGACGTCCAGAACCGTCACCTCTTGTTCCTGTCCGGCTCTATCGAAGGCTCCGAAGGCGTCGATATCCCACGGCGGGATGCCGACGAAGATCACCTCGTGCAGATCGTCGGTCTTGCTGATACCCATATACCCGTCAGGGTGAGAGACGAACCGCCCCTGTGTCTGGCCGGCCGGCGTCCCCAGATCGACGCCGAACACTGCGTTCACCGAGGCCCCGGCTGAAGGGAGATAGAAGTCGGTGAACACTGGTGTCTCGTCCGGCAAATCTGCATCAGGAAGGTCTTCTGCAGGCGTGACGGCCAGCGAAATCGTCACGTCGTCAGGTTCGGCCTCGCTGGCGAGCCGCAACAGCGTTTCGACGAGTCCGCGTGTGACATAGACCACGCTATTCTTTCGCACGGCCCGGGTAAAACGCCGTCGTTTACGTCGGTTTAGCCGAGCACGAGCGACTTGAGGTTTTTCGCGTACAGGCCCGGTGTCCGGCCGCGCGACCCGCGGAGCGCGTACGCGATGGCCTCAGTCGCGTCCTCCATCACGCCTTCTCCGTGGCCGACCAAGACCCGATCGGGGTCCAGTCGGGAGAGTTTCTTCGGGGGGAACAGGCGCAACATCGGGTGGACGCCGAGGCGCTCGTCGCCGGCGAGGAAGTAGTCCGCCGCCCCGACCGCCTCCGGGACGACCAACGTATCGTCTTCGTCGCCATACAGCGCGGCCTCTTGCCAGAACGTGTTCTCGATAATCTTGTGGACGCCGTAGTCCGTGCCCGGCAGCTGTCGGTGTATGCGTTCCACCGGCGCGTCGATGTCCGCCTCGACACCCGACATCCACTCGGGGATGTACACTGACACATCGTGGCGGTTTGCAACGGCGGCGCTGTCGCGTTTGTGGCGGTCTAACAGGATGACGACGCCGGCCACTTCGCCGAACTCGGCGAACAAGTCGTCGATGCCGTCGACGTCTATCGGGTCGACGACAAACACACCGGCGTCTGTCTTGAGAACGTGGCTCGCCCGGACCATCATCTCGTCGGGATACGGGATGTAGCTCACGCCGCGGTCCCAGCGGTTCGTCTCCGTCCACCCTGTCGTTTCGTCCTGACTGTTGGTTGGCATACGCCTCTATACGAGCCTGACGCGAATAAATGGTCGAGAACGGGAAACACGCGTGCGTGGGTTGTTCTGCCTTCGAAACGGCGTCCACAGCGGCTTTGTCGGTGGCGGTCGAAGCGCCGCTATGCTCTCGTCGCCCGCTTGGCTCACGCTAGAGGTGAAGTATCCGGACCGTGCAACGGCGTTCTACGAGGCCTTTCTGGAACTCGATGTCGTCTCGGAGGCGTCCGACCAAGCCGTGCTCGCGGCCGGCGACACCGAACTCAGGCTCCGCGCGCCGGGAGCGGTTCCGCGCGGCGGGCTCCACACCCACTATGCGCTGACAATCCCCGAACGGGAGTACGACGACTGGTACGACCGACTGGACGAGCGCTTCGACCTCGTCGAGCATACGTTCGGGGACGCGCGGTCGCTGTACTTCTATGACCCGCAGGGGAACTGCGTGGAACTCGGCGAGCGGGCGGTAGACGGCGCTGGCGTCACCGGACTGTTCGAGATCGTCCTCGAAGTCGAGGACCTGTCCACAGCAGTGAACTTTTACACCACGTTGGGGTTCGAGCTGGTCGACGACGGCCGCGACGAAGGCCGGGTCAGGCTGTCGACCGGTGAACTCGATCTGGAACTGTGGTCACCGCGGCTCGGTATCGCCGATGCCCGCGGCGGCGTCCACGTCGACTTCGGTGTCGTCGCCGAAGACCCGAAATCGACGGCTCGGGAGGTCGCCGACGACGCGCTCGCGGTCACGTCCGTTGAGGACGGCGTCCGAATCAGGGACCCAGACGGCCACTACCTGACGCTGGTGTCAGAATAGGCAGCCGCCAGTGTCAGCGTAGCCGGCTACCGATGCCAGCGTAGCCGACCAGTGGTATCAGGAACTGCATCCGCCGGAAGTGAATATAATGACTACCCCTGTATTAGTAGCTGTATAGACCCCTCATAGGCAGGGCCTTTTCGTGTCGACGGCCACCGTTCACCTGAGGATGTCCCCGACTGACTCCCGGATCGAGCGCGATGTCCCTGCGAAGGCGACGCTGTTCTGTCCGGACTGTGGGCACCAGAGCAGGTACGACGGCGACTGGATTGTGGTTGAGCGCCGCGGCGGCACGCACTACCGCTGTCCGGACTGCCACGCCCAGATCACGACCCGACTACGCCACACTGACAGGGGTGCGCCTCGGTTCTTCGACACCTACTGGCAAGCGTGGGATCACGGTATCCGCGTGTGGCACGGACTGCTACAGCGACTCCTCTCCCCGTGACCGACGTGCCAGCTACTGCCGGATATCTGAGACGGCAAACCCCACTGTGCTCGATATGCTCGTTCCAGAAGCCCAGCATCCATACTGCTCTGTTCGGAGGGCAGAGCCTGTTTCGCCGCTCAGCCCAGCCGCTCGGAGTCGATACTGACGCCCGGCGGCGTCACGATCAGGAAGCCCCGGAAATGCATCAGTTCGCCGCCGGCCTCCCGGACCGGTCGGGCGAACCCGGCGGCGAGTTCGTTCAGGTCGCCCTCGACGTTGAGAACCAGTACCGCTCCGTTCTCGATGGTGTCGATCCACTGTTCGGGCGACTCCGACCCGTCGAGGACGCCAAGCACGACGCGGTTGCTGCCGGCCCCGTCACGGTCCTCGTCCATCTGGTCCTCCACGGCCTGCAGGTCAAGGCCCTCGAAATCGCTCATAGCCACATACATGCGCGGACAGAGCAAAAATCCTCCCCACCTGTCTGACGCGCGGCAGTCGCGATAGCCACGGTCGCCACCGTGTGCCGTGTGCACGCATCACCGCCTTATGGACAAGTATAAATAGTGGAAGCATCCAGTTACGGGTGCTTATGTCCAACAACGAGGGCACGTCGGAATCTCCGGCGGATCGAGTTCTTCCAGGGCACACTGGATTCCACGTCTGAGATAACAGACGCACGGATTTTCGACACCACGCTGCGCGATGGTGAGCAGTCACCACGCACGTCGTTCAACTACGAGGACAAACGCGAGATAGCCGCGCTGCTCGACGAGATGGGCACCCACGTCATCGAGGCCGGGTTCCCCGTCAACTCCGACGCGGAGTTCGAGGCAGTGCGCGACATCGCCGAGTCCACGCAAGTGACGACCTGCGGGCTGGCGCGTGTGGTCGAGAAAGACATCGAGGCGGCCTTGGATTCTGGTGTGGACATGGTCCACACCTTCGTCTCGACGTCGGACGTACAGTTGCAGGATTCCATGCACGCGACCCGTCAGGAGGCACTCGACACCGCCGTCGACTGTGTCGAGATGATCACAGACGCGGGCGCCGAATGCATGTTCTCGCCGATGGACGCCACGAGGACTGACGAGGACTTCCTCGTCGAAGTCATCGAGGCTACGTCCGCGGCGGGTGCGGACTGGATCAACATTCCGGACACGTGTGGGGTCGCCACGCCGCGGCGGTTCTACGACCTCATCGAGATTGTCGACGACTGCACCGACGCCTATATCGACGTGCACACGCACGACGACTTCGGGCTGGCGTCGGCCAACGCTATCTCCGGCTTCGAGGCCGGAGCCAGTCAGGCGCAGGTGTCAGTCAACGGCATCGGCGAACGTGCCGGCAACGCGGCCTACGAAGAGGTCGTGATGGCGCTTGAGTCGCTGTATGATGTCGACACCGGAATCGACACCACCCGCATCACGGAGCTCTCCCGTATCGTCGAGGAGAAGTCCGACATCGGGGTGCCGGCGAACAAGCCCGTCGTCGGGCGCAACGCCTTCTCCCACGAGAGCGGCATCCACGCCGCCGGTGTCATCGAGAACTCCGACACGTTCGAACCGGGCGTCATGACTCCCGAGATGGTCGGGGCCACGCGCGAACTCGTGCTCGGCAAGCACACCGGAGCCCACTCGGTTCGGGAGCGACTCGTCGACGCCGGCTACGACCCGACCGAGGCGGAGGTCCGAGAAGTGACCCGCCGCGTCAAGGAGTACGGCGCGGAAGAGCAGGTCACCATGTCGGTGCTCGAACGGTTCGCCGAGGAGATCGGTGTGACCGAGGAAAGCGAGGAGGTCCGGGCGTAGGTCGATGACCTCGCTTTCGGCCGTCACTACGAGTGAGCAGCCACCGGTGAGTACCCGGTTTCGAGCGGCTGCCCGCCAACAACTATCACAGAACGCTTATTATTCGGGACGAACTGCATCCAGATGTGATGACCGCGGCTGCTGGGCGTCAGGTTCGACCACCCGCCAGCACCGCGACCGCTATTCTCGGCGTGCGTATTGTAGGGGCACTATAGCCCCTCTTTTCACATTTTCACCCCCGGTCGAATCGATTCGCTACAACACCACAGAGTCACCAGTCATGCACGCAGCATACACATCACCGCGGTATCGACCCCGAACAAACGGAGGAATGGCACGATGAGCGAACGCGCATCGGTCCCCAAGGAGGAGGACGAAACGGAGACGGAAACGGAACAAGACCCCGTCACAACGGGCGCGCAATCGGTCATCCGTGCGCTAGAAAACGCCGGGACGGACTACGTCTTCGGCGTTCAGGGCGGCGCGATCATGCCCGTCTACGACGCGC
The Haloarcula sp. CBA1129 genome window above contains:
- a CDS encoding Xaa-Pro peptidase family protein, translating into MEPDFAALDAYLDDAGVDGYLLDADSEVSDQYYLSGFDAPDPFITLYDGDTHLLFPRSLEFGRAKRESRADTVERYVDFGHQEKVEEYGPDEAVSHVLADFLAAYDVESVAVPPRFPLRTADGLRARGVDVAADTDGIVTEIRATKTEDEVDHIRTAQRANEAAMDAAESLLEASKIAADDTLEVDGETLTSERVKEEIEVTLLRHGCSLDETIVACGADAADPHDRGSGPLAAHEPIIIDIFPQDKATKYHADMTRTFVKGEPSETVREWYDLTERAVEAAFDALEPGATGKDVHDAVCDVYEDAGEPTLRDDERTETGFIHSTGHGVGLDVHELPQLSPNGGELEPGHIVTIEPGLYDPDVGGVRIEDIAVVTADGYENLTEYGIQLVV
- a CDS encoding ribbon-helix-helix domain-containing protein, with translation MSDYTTVSIPKDLAERVEETIEGTSFSSTSDLVRFLLRSIVVEHQREGELTEAQFQDITDQLRDLGYLE
- a CDS encoding LeuA family protein, with the translated sequence MEASSYGCLCPTTRARRNLRRIEFFQGTLDSTSEITDARIFDTTLRDGEQSPRTSFNYEDKREIAALLDEMGTHVIEAGFPVNSDAEFEAVRDIAESTQVTTCGLARVVEKDIEAALDSGVDMVHTFVSTSDVQLQDSMHATRQEALDTAVDCVEMITDAGAECMFSPMDATRTDEDFLVEVIEATSAAGADWINIPDTCGVATPRRFYDLIEIVDDCTDAYIDVHTHDDFGLASANAISGFEAGASQAQVSVNGIGERAGNAAYEEVVMALESLYDVDTGIDTTRITELSRIVEEKSDIGVPANKPVVGRNAFSHESGIHAAGVIENSDTFEPGVMTPEMVGATRELVLGKHTGAHSVRERLVDAGYDPTEAEVREVTRRVKEYGAEEQVTMSVLERFAEEIGVTEESEEVRA
- a CDS encoding prenyltransferase, with protein sequence MPELPTDRIEAVVPPEETLVGYLLRLSRPRFWLYLGGPVIVGVSYAADSPGELFSPLAIALFLYFTIPGNVFLYGVNDIFDADVDEHNPKKDEGREVSYRGDSVVTAIVVASGALALLFVLGLPMLGVVALLAWIALSVEYSAPPLRFKTTPFLDSISNGLYILPGVIGYAAIEGAAPPATAVAGAWLWAMGMHTFSAIPDIEPDREAGIQTTATFMGESNTYYYCVMCWLTAAFVFNFTHWVFGLLLLVYPGLVFGILGIGVDIDEAYWWYPAINTVVGMVFTLIALWVMLYG
- a CDS encoding DUF5779 family protein, whose product is MSDFEGLDLQAVEDQMDEDRDGAGSNRVVLGVLDGSESPEQWIDTIENGAVLVLNVEGDLNELAAGFARPVREAGGELMHFRGFLIVTPPGVSIDSERLG
- a CDS encoding VOC family protein encodes the protein MLSSPAWLTLEVKYPDRATAFYEAFLELDVVSEASDQAVLAAGDTELRLRAPGAVPRGGLHTHYALTIPEREYDDWYDRLDERFDLVEHTFGDARSLYFYDPQGNCVELGERAVDGAGVTGLFEIVLEVEDLSTAVNFYTTLGFELVDDGRDEGRVRLSTGELDLELWSPRLGIADARGGVHVDFGVVAEDPKSTAREVADDALAVTSVEDGVRIRDPDGHYLTLVSE
- the crtD gene encoding carotenoid 3,4-desaturase; the protein is MSDLSGEDVTVVGGGIGGLSAACYLADAGADVALLEKNEQLGGRASRLEVDGFRFDMGPSWYLMPDVFERFFAYFGKEPRDYYDLQRLDPHYRIFFKDGDQIDVTGNNDQMAQKFEEYEPGAGEAFEEYLATSERHYETAMNKFVYEDRSELRDWVDLDVMTAAPVGLQLIGSMQGHVEDYFEHPKLQQIMQYTLVFLGGSPQTTPALYNMMSHVDFNLGVYYPDGGVGAVVDGLVELGEELGVTYETDAEVDEISRRKEGFLVETVHGDTTHPDEVVVNADYAHAERELLPEHERQYDDDYWDDKTYAPSAFLMYMGVEGDVEPLEHHTLVLPTDWDPHFDDIFEDPAWPDDPAYYLCVPSKTDDTVAPDGHSNLFVLVPIAPGLHDGDEIREEYREKILADIADNTGVDLRDRIVYEKQFAVSDFGERYNATEGTALGLAHTLRQTALLRPNNRSSAVDGLYFTGSFTTPGIGVPMCLISGEHTAEALIEDIA